GCCTATCCGGGACCACGGCGCCCTGGGAGCGGCCTGCAAAGCGTCGACGAGAGCCAGGTCCAGTTCGGAGAAGCGCACGTCCGCGCCCGCGTCGCGGAAATCGGGTGCTGCCGCTCTTCTCAGGATGCTTTCCTGCAATTCTCCAGGGACTTCGGTCACAGACCGGATCGTAGGGGCACTTCCGGCCGATGCCCAGCGTCGGCCTCGGCGATGAGGAGTGCCGCGTGTCTGCTGCGTCCCCGCAGTCCGCCCGGAGAACCGTCCGGATCACGATCGTCCTGCTGTTCACGGCCTGGCTGGTCGACTACGCCGACCGGCTCGTCATCAACCTGATCCTGCCTTCCGTCGGTGCCGAGTTCGACCTGAGCCGCGGGCAACAGGGCCTGATCGTCTCCGTGTTCTTCCTCGCCTATGCCCTGTGCCAGATACCCGGCGGGATGCTCACCGACCGCTACGGCGCGCAGCGGATCACGCTCTGGGCCCTGCTGGCGTGGTCCGTGTTCACCGCGCTGACCGGCTTCGCCTGGTCGTTCGCTGTTCTGCTCGTCATGCGGTTCGCGTTCGGCGCCGCCGAAGGCATCTTCCCGCCGGCCTCGATGAAGGTCCTCGTCGAGCGGACCACGCCGGAGGAACGGATGGGCGCCAACGGCCTGATCATGAGCTCCAACGCCCTGGCCGGTGTGCTCGTCCCGATCGTCGTCGCTCCCCTGGTCGCGGCCTTCGGCTGGCGCTCGGCGTTCTTCTCGACGGCGGCGCTCGGTGTCTTCGTTCTGGTCGCGATACGGATGTGGCTCCCTGCCCCGTTGGCGCGTACCGAGCCGGAGGCCAGCACCGCGGGGCGGCGCGCGGGCGGCGTTCTGCGGATGGGCGTGATCTGGCGCTTCAGCGCCATGATGTTCGGCTATAGCGTGATCGTCTGGGGCCTCAACACCTGGGTCCCGTCGTATGTCAGTGAGGAGTACGGGGTCCCGCTGGCCTCGGTCGGAGCCCTCGTGGCGATTCCGGCCCTCGCCGCGGCCGGCGCGATCGTCGTCGGCGGCCGGCTCTCGGACCGGTTCGGTGGCCATCACCGGAAGGTGATCGTGCCCGGCATGACGGTGACGGCCGCCGCGTTGCTCCTCATGACCCTCGCGACCTCGCTCACCGGCTTCGTCGTCTTCGCCACGCTCGCCTCGGTCGCCGCCTCCCTCTGCTACATGCCGATCTTCGCCGTCCCGCTGGGCGGACTGGCGGCCGAGGACGTCGGCGTGGGCAGCGCGGTGATCATCCTCGGCGGCCAGGTCGCCGGCATGGCCGCCCCGCCCGTCATCGGCGCGCTCGCCGACGCCTTCTCGTTCCGGGTCGCCTTCGCCTTCCTGATACTCGGCGCCGCCATCGCCACCGTGATGGCTCTCCTGACCCCGCAGGACGCCGCCTCCTTCCGGACCGCCGCCGGCGCGTCCGAACTGCCCGCGCCCGCAAAGGAGCACTCATGACCGCCACCTCTGTCGCAAGCCTGCTGTCCGGCTTCCCGGACGAGCTGCCGGGCCTGCTGGCCCTCTACGAGGACCTGCATGCCCACCCTGAGTTGTCCTTCCAGGAGTTCCGTACGGCCGGCGTCGTCGCCGACCGGCTGCGAGAGCAGGGCTGGAAGGTCACCGAGAGCGTCGGCGGCACGGGCGTCGTCGGGGTGCTGGTCAACGGCGAGGGACCGGTGGTCCTGCTGCGCGCAGACATGGACGGGCTCCCGGTCAAGGAGCGGACGGGACTGCCGTACGCCTCCCATGAGACCGCCGTCGACGGCGAGGGCAACGAAGTGCCCGTGATGCACGCCTGCGGCCACGACATGCACGTCACCTGTCTCCTCGGTGCGACCGGCCAACTCGCCGCCGCCCGTGCGCAGTGGCGCGGCACGGTCGTCGCCGTGTTCCAGCCCGCCGAGGAGATCGGCGGGGCACCGGCCATGATCGAGGACGGTTTCCTGGAACGCTTTCCCCGCGCCGACGTCTGCCTCGGCCAGCATGTCTCCCCGGCCCCCGTCGGCTTCGTCGGCACCCGCCCCGGGCCGGTGATGGCCGCCTCCGACAGCCTGCGTGTCCGCCTCTTCGGGCGCGGAGGACACGGGTCCGCGCCCGAGACCACCATCGACCCGATCGTCATGGCTGCCGCGGTCGTCATGCGGTTGCAGACGGTCGTCTCCCGGGAGGTGGGCGCGGCGCAGACCGCTGTCGTGACCGTCGGCTCGCTCCATGCGGGCACCAAGGAGAACATCATCCCGGACACTGCCGACCTGCGGATCAACGTGCGCTCCACGACTCCCTTGGTACGCAACCGGGTTCTGGCGGCCGTCGAACGGATCGTCCGCGCCGAGGCCGCAGCGTCCGGCGCCCCCAAGGACCCCGAGATCACCGGACTCAACTCCTTCCCCGTCACCGTCAACGACGACCGGGCCACCGGCACCGTGCTCGGCGCGATCGCCGAAGTCCTCGGCGGGGAACGGGTCCTCACCCTGCCCCAACCCCTCACGGGCAGCGAGGACTTCGGTGTCTTCGGTACGGCCCTCGGTGTCCCCTCGGTCTTCTGGCACTTCGGCGGCGCCGACCCCGCCCTCTTCCAGGACATCGACCCCGAAGCCCTGCTGACGGACGGTCTGCCGGACGCGATTCCCGCCAACCACTCCCCGCACTTCGCCCCTGTACCCGAGCCCACGATCCGGACCGGCGTGACGACCCTGCTCGCTGCGGCCGCCCCGTGGCTGGGCACCGAGGCCGACCACGCCGGGGACCACCAGGAGATGTGACGTGCCCCTTGGCCCGGACATCGCCGCTTTCCTGCGAAGTCCCGCCGCCGAGGCGACGGTCTGGATCAACACAGCCCTCAAACGGCTGATCGGCTGACGCCTCGCGGCACCGCCACGAGAGCGCCCCCTCCTCACTTCTCCTCATCCGAAAAGGACTTCCGAATGAACTCGGACACCCCCAGCACCGATCTCGCCTATCTCAGTGCCACCGAGGCGCGACGACTCTTCGACGCCCGAGACCTGTCCCCCGTGGAGCTGATGCGCGCGGTCATCCACCGCGCGGAGCAGACCGAGCCGGTCATCAACGCCTTCACCGAGCAGCTCTTCGACGAGGCACTGGAAGGGGCCCGGCACGCCGAGGGCCGCTTCCTCGGCAAGGGCGGACTGACGCCGCGCCCGCTGGAAGGCATCCCGGTCGCCACCAAGGAGAAGCACGCCATCGCCGGGCGTTCCCTCACGGAGGGCTCGCTCGTCAATGTCGGTAACACCGCGACCGAGAACGCCCCGGTGATCGACCGCATCCTGGACGCCGGCGGCATCATCCACGCCCGTACCGCCACTCCCGAGTTCTCCATCGCCACCTTCACCCACAGCCGCCTGTGGGGCGTCACGCGCAACCCGTGGAACCCCGAGCTGACCCCCGGCGGCTCGTCCGGCGGCGCGGGCGCCTCCCTCGCTGCCGGCACCGCGCTGCTCGCCTCCGCCTCCGACATCGGCGGCTCCACCCGCATCCCCGCCGCCTTCACGGGCACCGTCGGCTACAAGGCTCCCTACGGCCGGATTCCCGGCGTCGCACCGCTGTCCGCCGACCACTACCGCGGCGACGGCCCCATGGCTCGGACCGTGGACGACTGCGTCACCTTCACCAACGTCCTGACCGGCCCCGACCCGCGCGACCACGTGTCACTGCGCCCGAAGCTCGTTCTGCCGACCCAGTACGACGCGGTTGCGGGGATGCGCATCGCGCTGTGCGTCCGCCTGGGAGCGTACGACGTCCACCCGGAGGTCGAGGCCAACACCCGGGCGGTCGCCCGGGCCCTCACCGACGCGGGCGCAGTCGTCGAGGAGATCGAACTCCCGTGGACCAAGGACGACATCCTCATCAGCCTCGGGGCACACTTCTCCACCATCTTCGGCGCCCTCGTCTGCGAGATCGAAGCGAAGCACCGCGACCGGATGTCCGCGTACGCGGCAGCCTTCGCGGACACCATGGCCGTCGCCCGTGAGCGCGTCACCTACCTCGACGGCCTGCGCGTCGAGACCCGGCTGCAGCGCGAGCTGGGCGAGGCGATGGCCCCCTTCGACGCCCTGATCTGCCCGACCACCGCCGTCCCGGGCCTGCCCGCCGGAGACGACCTCCTGGGGCGCCTGGTGGTGGACGGCGAGGACCACGGTGAGCCCATGTGGGCACCGATGACCGTCCCCTTCAACATAAACAACCGCTGCCCCGTCCTCAACGTCCCCAGCGGCCACTCCAGTTGGGGCCTTCCCACGGGCCTCCAGATCGTCGGCCACACCTACGACGACCCGACCGTCTTCCGCATCGGCAAGGCCCTGGAACAGCTCCGCCCCTGGTCCTACACCCCGGACCACCGGCCGACCGCTCAGCCGGCAGCCTTCACACGCTGAGGAGCCGGTCCCGGAGAAGCTACGGTCGGCCACTCCGGGACCTGGGCCTTCGCCGTCGATGTCCCCGCCCTGGGTGCCCCGTACAGAACTGCCGTAGTGGCCGCTCAAAGCGGACAGCTTCTGACCTAGATGAGTAAAGCCGCGTCTCAAGGGATCTTGAGACGCGGCTGTCTACGAGGGGGGCCAGGGATCAGGAGCAGTGCCCCCGTCGCCCCCGCACCGCTCCTAGCACGGACTGGACGCCGTCATCGCATCCACCCTGCGAGGGTGCACGCCGGAGTAACACCCGGCATCGGGCCGAGCGGACCGCCCCGGGCAACGGCGAGCGCCACCGCCGGCCCGACCCCGAACGACAGCCCCCTGCACACGCACTCCCTCGCGGGAGGGAGTGCCGACCAAAGGGCGACGGGCCGCAGCACTACACAACAGGACGGGCGACAACGGGTGACGGAGGTCACCGACACGTTCCGGTAGATCTTGGAATGCGCGGGTCCCCCGCACTGCTGAGCCTTGTGGGCTTACCCCTGTCCAACATGCTCCAAGGTGGCGCCGGGCCAGGGCGCTCAGCGCGACAGACCACCTGGTCGGAGACCTTCCCGGTCCCATCCACACCCATCCGCTCATAGACCACTGTCTTCGAAAGGTCTCCTGCACCATGCCGCTGGCCCTGCTGGCCCTTGCTGTTGTCGCATTCGGCATCGGCACGACCGAATTCGCCACGATGGGGCTGCTGCCCCAGATCGCTGACGGCATCGACGTATCCGTGCCGCATGCCGGCAACCTCGTCTCGGCCTACGCGCTCGGTGTCGTCGTCGGCGCCCCCGTGCTGACGGGCATCGGCGCACGCGTTCCCCACAAGCGGCTGCTGCTGCTCCTGTCCGGACTGTTCGTGATCGGCAACATCGCGTCCGCGCTCGCTCCCAGCTTCGGACTGCTCTTCGCCGCGCGGTTTCTGGCAGGTCTGCCGCACGGAGCGCTGTTCGGTGTGGGCGCCGTCGTCGCTTCCCGGCTGGTCGCCCCCGAACGGGCCGCACGTGCCGTGTCGAAGATGTTCCTCGGGCTCACCATTGCGAACATCGTCGGAGTGCCGGCGAGTACGGCCCTCGGGCAGCACCTGGGCTGGCGGTCCGCCTACTGGGCAGTCGCCGTCATCGGCATCGTCGCCCTCGCCTCCCTGGCCCTCTTCGTTCCCCACCAGCCACGTGGCCGGCAGTCCGGTATCCGGCACGAGCTGCGGGCGATGGGCAACAGGCAGGTCGCGATCGGCCTGGCCACGGCTGTCGTCGGGTTCGGCGGGTTCTTCGCCGTCTACAGCTACCTGGTGCCCATGCTCACGAACGTGACGGGCATCTCCGACTCCTCCACCACGCTGGTCCTCGCGCTCTACGGCGTCGGCATGACGCTCGGCACGGTGCTCGCAGGCCCGCTCACGGACCGTGCCCTGAGGCCGACGCTGTACGCGGGGCTCGCTCTGCTGGCCGCGGCGCTGGTGACGTTCTATTTCACCGTCAACAGCACCGTGCCCGCGCTGGTGACGATCGCCTTCATCGGTGCCATGGGTTCTCTCATCACCACGCCCGTCCAGATGCTGCTCATGGCCAAGGCGCAGAACGCTCCGACGATGGCGGCCGCCTCCAACCACTCCGCATTCA
The DNA window shown above is from Streptomyces sp. NBC_01445 and carries:
- a CDS encoding amidase, which gives rise to MNSDTPSTDLAYLSATEARRLFDARDLSPVELMRAVIHRAEQTEPVINAFTEQLFDEALEGARHAEGRFLGKGGLTPRPLEGIPVATKEKHAIAGRSLTEGSLVNVGNTATENAPVIDRILDAGGIIHARTATPEFSIATFTHSRLWGVTRNPWNPELTPGGSSGGAGASLAAGTALLASASDIGGSTRIPAAFTGTVGYKAPYGRIPGVAPLSADHYRGDGPMARTVDDCVTFTNVLTGPDPRDHVSLRPKLVLPTQYDAVAGMRIALCVRLGAYDVHPEVEANTRAVARALTDAGAVVEEIELPWTKDDILISLGAHFSTIFGALVCEIEAKHRDRMSAYAAAFADTMAVARERVTYLDGLRVETRLQRELGEAMAPFDALICPTTAVPGLPAGDDLLGRLVVDGEDHGEPMWAPMTVPFNINNRCPVLNVPSGHSSWGLPTGLQIVGHTYDDPTVFRIGKALEQLRPWSYTPDHRPTAQPAAFTR
- a CDS encoding amidohydrolase, whose product is MTATSVASLLSGFPDELPGLLALYEDLHAHPELSFQEFRTAGVVADRLREQGWKVTESVGGTGVVGVLVNGEGPVVLLRADMDGLPVKERTGLPYASHETAVDGEGNEVPVMHACGHDMHVTCLLGATGQLAAARAQWRGTVVAVFQPAEEIGGAPAMIEDGFLERFPRADVCLGQHVSPAPVGFVGTRPGPVMAASDSLRVRLFGRGGHGSAPETTIDPIVMAAAVVMRLQTVVSREVGAAQTAVVTVGSLHAGTKENIIPDTADLRINVRSTTPLVRNRVLAAVERIVRAEAAASGAPKDPEITGLNSFPVTVNDDRATGTVLGAIAEVLGGERVLTLPQPLTGSEDFGVFGTALGVPSVFWHFGGADPALFQDIDPEALLTDGLPDAIPANHSPHFAPVPEPTIRTGVTTLLAAAAPWLGTEADHAGDHQEM
- a CDS encoding MFS transporter, which gives rise to MSAASPQSARRTVRITIVLLFTAWLVDYADRLVINLILPSVGAEFDLSRGQQGLIVSVFFLAYALCQIPGGMLTDRYGAQRITLWALLAWSVFTALTGFAWSFAVLLVMRFAFGAAEGIFPPASMKVLVERTTPEERMGANGLIMSSNALAGVLVPIVVAPLVAAFGWRSAFFSTAALGVFVLVAIRMWLPAPLARTEPEASTAGRRAGGVLRMGVIWRFSAMMFGYSVIVWGLNTWVPSYVSEEYGVPLASVGALVAIPALAAAGAIVVGGRLSDRFGGHHRKVIVPGMTVTAAALLLMTLATSLTGFVVFATLASVAASLCYMPIFAVPLGGLAAEDVGVGSAVIILGGQVAGMAAPPVIGALADAFSFRVAFAFLILGAAIATVMALLTPQDAASFRTAAGASELPAPAKEHS
- a CDS encoding MFS transporter, which encodes MPLALLALAVVAFGIGTTEFATMGLLPQIADGIDVSVPHAGNLVSAYALGVVVGAPVLTGIGARVPHKRLLLLLSGLFVIGNIASALAPSFGLLFAARFLAGLPHGALFGVGAVVASRLVAPERAARAVSKMFLGLTIANIVGVPASTALGQHLGWRSAYWAVAVIGIVALASLALFVPHQPRGRQSGIRHELRAMGNRQVAIGLATAVVGFGGFFAVYSYLVPMLTNVTGISDSSTTLVLALYGVGMTLGTVLAGPLTDRALRPTLYAGLALLAAALVTFYFTVNSTVPALVTIAFIGAMGSLITTPVQMLLMAKAQNAPTMAAASNHSAFNLANAGGAWLGGLAISAGWGWASPNLVGAALALAGLGLAFTGGLMDRGTRRSEVVTSSRAEHSTEADEVTAAP